In Notamacropus eugenii isolate mMacEug1 chromosome 1, mMacEug1.pri_v2, whole genome shotgun sequence, one genomic interval encodes:
- the SLC25A37 gene encoding mitoferrin-1 isoform X4, with protein MATLLHDAVMNPAEVVKQRMQMYNSPHHSALRCIRNVWRTEGVGAFYRSYTTQLTMNIPFQSIHFITYEFLQEQINPHRGYNPRSHILAGGLAGAIAAAATTPLDVCKTLLNTQENMALSLANISGHLSGMANAFRTVYQLSGFSGYFKGIQARIIYQMPSTAISWSVYEFFKYFLTKHQIDNRTPY; from the exons ATGGCCACCCTGCTCCATGATGCCGTAATGAATCCAGCCGAAG TGGTTAAGCAGCGCATGCAGATGTACAACTCCCCTCATCATTCAGCGCTTCGCTGCATCCGGAATGTGTGGAGGACCGAGGGGGTGGGCGCCTTCTACCGGAGCTACACCACCCAGCTCACCATGAACATTCCCTTCCAATCCATTCACTTTATTACCTATGAGTTCCTTCAGGAACAGATCAACCCTCACCGGGGTTATAACCCCCGGTCCCACATTCTGGCTGGAGGGCTGGCTGGGGCCATTGCTGCAGCTGCCACTACCCCCCTGGATGTCTGTAAGACCCTCCTCAACACTCAGGAAAACATGGCTCTTTCCTTGGCCAACATCAGTGGACATCTCTCTGGCATGGCCAATGCCTTTCGGACAGTGTACCAGCTCAGTGGCTTTTCTGGGTACTTTAAGGGTATCCAGGCACGGATAATCTACCAGATGCCATCCACAGCCATCTCCTGGTCAGTCTATGAGTTTTTCAAGTACTTCCTTACAAAGCACCAGATAGACAATAGAACTCCATACTAA
- the SLC25A37 gene encoding mitoferrin-1 isoform X3: MQSLHPDPKARYTSVYGALKQIIQTEGFWRPLRGINVMVMGAGPAHAMYFACYENMKRTLNDVLHRRGNSHLANGIAGSMATLLHDAVMNPAEVVKQRMQMYNSPHHSALRCIRNVWRTEGVGAFYRSYTTQLTMNIPFQSIHFITYEFLQEQINPHRGYNPRSHILAGGLAGAIAAAATTPLDVCKTLLNTQENMALSLANISGHLSGMANAFRTVYQLSGFSGYFKGIQARIIYQMPSTAISWSVYEFFKYFLTKHQIDNRTPY, translated from the exons ATGCAGAGCCTGCATCCAGATCCCAAAGCCCGCTACACGAGCGTATATGGCGCCCTCAAGCAAATCATCCAGACTGAAGGCTTCTGGAGACCCTTACGGGGCATCAACGTGATGGTGATGGGGGCAGGGCCGGCCCATGCCATGTATTTTGCCTGCtatgaaaacatgaaaaggactttaaatgatGTTCTCCACCGCAGAGGAAACAGCCATCTGGCCAATG GGATAGCGGGGAGTATGGCCACCCTGCTCCATGATGCCGTAATGAATCCAGCCGAAG TGGTTAAGCAGCGCATGCAGATGTACAACTCCCCTCATCATTCAGCGCTTCGCTGCATCCGGAATGTGTGGAGGACCGAGGGGGTGGGCGCCTTCTACCGGAGCTACACCACCCAGCTCACCATGAACATTCCCTTCCAATCCATTCACTTTATTACCTATGAGTTCCTTCAGGAACAGATCAACCCTCACCGGGGTTATAACCCCCGGTCCCACATTCTGGCTGGAGGGCTGGCTGGGGCCATTGCTGCAGCTGCCACTACCCCCCTGGATGTCTGTAAGACCCTCCTCAACACTCAGGAAAACATGGCTCTTTCCTTGGCCAACATCAGTGGACATCTCTCTGGCATGGCCAATGCCTTTCGGACAGTGTACCAGCTCAGTGGCTTTTCTGGGTACTTTAAGGGTATCCAGGCACGGATAATCTACCAGATGCCATCCACAGCCATCTCCTGGTCAGTCTATGAGTTTTTCAAGTACTTCCTTACAAAGCACCAGATAGACAATAGAACTCCATACTAA